In the genome of Osmerus mordax isolate fOsmMor3 chromosome 10, fOsmMor3.pri, whole genome shotgun sequence, the window TTCATATCAAGACGAGACAACACAGTAGTTAGTATATTTTTGCGCCTCTGAGAGCACCTGCCAAACTACAATTTTTAtagatttgttgttgttgtaagcaACTAATTTGATGATAGGAGTCATTTCCAAATGTTCTAGATACATTCTTAGGCGGGGCAGGGTTTAACCACAACAAATCTCTTTGCTACTGCTCCATAAAAATGCTCGGAGCTGTCTCCGAGAAATGTGCAGTAGATGAAACAGGATGGGAAGACTGGAGACTGGTGCTTATACAGCAGAGATGACAGGTCCCATCTGAAGCCATTTGTACAGGTCATTCTGGGATGTCttcccaaacacacaaagaatggTCCGGGAACAACCCAACCCACTCTTGTAGTCTCCACTCAGGTTGACCCGCCCCCCATGACTACAAAGCCCAGAATGCACTAAAAACACTTCATCGGCAAAACCCAAACCCTTTAGGGAAAATATACACTGAGCTCCCAATTATGGCGAGTGTCATTTccttacataaacacacacacacacacacacacacacacacacatacacagtgggGGTGGTGGTCTATGTTTGTGCAAGTTGTTGTGCTAGAGACAGAGCTTGTGTCCATGTGGTCTCCAGGTCCAGATGCTACATGGTCTTCACCAGGGTTGGTCGTTCTCTGTCGTGTGGGGTCCCTacatggaggtgggggagaggctgggtgtggggctgaggGGTGGGCGGAGGctcaggcagaggagggggcggaCTGGTCTGCGACTGTGGGGGCGGGCACGTCTTCACCGGTTGGGGCGTCGGCGTcgggcgagggagggggtgaggggggcgagGCGGGGCGCTCTTGGTCCTGGCTGGGCGGGCTCTCCTGGTTGCCGGGCAGCCGGTAGGAGCTCAGGGCCTCCTCCAGCACCGAGCGGTACTGGCCACGGTGGTACAGGCGGAACTGGCGCAGCGCCTCCAGAAGGTGGCCCGCCGGGCCgccctcctcgctctcctcctcgcccgcACCGCCTCCCCCCGCGCAGGCCTTGGGGCGACACGCCaccgtcagacacacacacacacggactaaCCCTGGCCAGATTTGGGATACTTCTCAAGGAGTGACCAGGCCAGACACTCAATTCACCCAgaacatggcacacacacacccagccacaccacACAGTCTATTGTTAAACTAGACACACACCCTGCTAAACTATACAAACAGCATGTTTTGGGGAGGTCAGGTGCATGGTTGTCCCAGTGGCAGTGAGAGGATGTGTTCTACCATGCTCTCGTACTGTCCAGTTCTACAGGCTCTCGGAGACAGAGGCTCAACATCCCAGGCTGCCATGGTGTTAAGGCCATGGATGGAAAAGATGTTTAGTGTCGTTTCTACAGTCGTCATTTTTCCTCGTTTCATGTCACAACATGACAATTtccagacagacgggcagacagacagagacagacagacgggcagacagacgggcagacagacgggcagacagacagactcctcTCACAGCCGTGTGTGGGCTGAAGCAGGCTGCCAGTCTGAAGCtgatggagggggcggggtggggctgtgggtgtgagaggtcagagggatcaactcaccccttcctcttctctatgggggttcagcttgttgtACACAGCCTCGATTACACTGCGcctgggaggacacacacacacacacaggtcagccaACACACTGCTTCTAAGGAGGAAAACCAAGGTACAGCATGCTTGATTCATGAGGTCATGGGAGTCTGATTGGCAACAAAATAAAAGGATGTGAgagcgtgcgtgagtgtgtgtgcgtgtgagtgagtgtgtgtgggtgtgtgtatttacttgCTGGCCAGGCCTCCTCCTGGTGGGAGGTTGCTGATGTTCTCAGTGGCGATGTTCCTCAGGACAGACACCAGGTCAGGGAGCCCCTCTTCCCCACAGCCACCCAGCAGCtctacggagacacacacacgcacacgcacacacacaccgtcacagagtgtgtgtgtgtctgtcacctcCGTGTCTCCCTGGCAGctttgggagggaggggcaggccaGACTGGGGGAGTTTTGCTTAAGGGGAGTGGAGTGGGTCAAGGCATCGATAATTGTCTACAGGAAAAGGGTTTTTAGGTTGTCAATTGGAATCTGGCAGTGTGAGAATACAAAAAAAGAATTTCTAtgggtttttgtgtgtttatgagagtgagtgagtgggaatGAATGACATGCATGTGTttggagagaatgtgtgtgtgtgtgtgtgtgtgtgtgttaggagtggaacggtacatgtattcgtaccgaaccgtacggtacaggcgtcacggttcggtgcatgaaattacatggagaatacacggtataaaaactaataaaacttgcgtgcaaattaattaatgttatGCAGAattactgttagatactcgtgttctttagtgacatctaatctgtatctctgaagctctgattggcgccgccgtgagcCAGAGATAgtctagctagcagcactaaggacgagtatggcgagtggtggcgacccacgagagatagaggacccgccggcctttttaacccttgtgttatcttcgggtcattctgacccatcagtcattgtgacccaccgtcgtattgcgacaactttaccgcatacaaaaacaaagtgaagcattttcttttaaccatcgggctgtctcagaccccccacattgcgaaggttaaaataaaattatttttatttgtttttgtattgggtaaaattgggtaaacacaatgatggttcgttatgaacctttgggtcatgtgacccgaaggcagcacgagggttaagattgcaagtttggggaaacttcggtttcccattcagttacagtagtacaggcgagagagtggtagataagacaagcactgtgtgtcggcgttgttcagcagttgtgggcagtgacatgcagtctgggtaggcaaggtagaggcactgcctaccctgccaaaattaaaacgtaaaaatgtttattcttgtgatttatatatgcaatatgtgtgttattacaattgtttagacgttacaatgacaaatgtagcagttacgcataatcaaataaataaaaaaatgtaaaataagcagtgcttttaatgtccgttcactgcggacgacaagcaaAAAACTCCAttgcgcacttcgatcctgtattcttctaAATGTACGTTGAAAAgcacaactctgctgtgcctttgcacATAAATATCAGTgtttcagggagtcagatggctgagctgttagagaatcgggctagtaaactgaaggttgttggttcgattcctggccgtgtcaaatgacgttgtgtccttgggcaaggcacttcaccctacttgcctcagggagaatgtccctgtacttactgtaagtcgctctggataagagcgtctgctaaatgactaaatgtaatgtaatgtttcccctaccattatattaggggggcaccCCTACCTTCAATGACtcattttgtgatcgggcgctatatatatagcgcccgatcacaaaatgaGTCATtgaaggttacctttcctatagcttgctcttttattaaacaaactaaatggccttatgttatttatcttattgaCACaaaggcatgtcatttctgtctctacatggtcgccgtcgccctcccccgccgccgccccaaaagctgtaaacctaggggaaacactgaatatgttatgccagtaatcaCCTGCGTTACGTATCAAACATGGACCATTTAAACTCGAGATATTACTGGATATTTGCGCAGCTaacgtcattacaccagctacattgtaaGCGTAATCCCCGCAAAATTCGagtcaaaatgacagcagcggtGTCTGCCGATAAATTTGGTAATTAGGTAATCTGACTTTCATAACTCAGTGCCTATCCTGACTGATGTCACCGCAcgtggttgtggggtatgtgagtggaaatacatgtaacatgctaacgcacataacgcatctggcgtgtgctaaatgactaaaaacatcacccaggtgtgccaatcactggaacgagacaaaaaatcGACtgctccctacagtgcttaaccagccattagatacacatacaaatagggccaaataaattactgacgcaatcggaattgacatgtcatcttcaatgctcCGTATTCACtcatagaggaacctggtttgttttgcttttccctccgttgtaccgaaccgtgatgacTGAACCGTGGTATGAACCGAactgtgacttcagtgtaccgttccacccctagtgtgtgtgtgtgtggtgtgtgtgtgtgagaatgaaaGACATGCGGGGGTttggagagtgtgagtgtgtgtgtgtgttctcaccctcGACGCGAGACTCGAGGTACTTGTCcagttcctcctccttcttcacaGCCTCTTCAGACACCTTGGGGGCGCCGGGCAAACACACCAGCACCACGCTCATGTTGTCCCTGCTCCCCTGGACACCACGCAGACACCACAACAGCCTGTTACGCCTCGTCTACAGGCctaaactgtctgtgtgtgtgtgtgtgtgtgtgtgtgtgcttaccttGTGCAGGCAGGTGTCCACCACGGCGTTGCACACCTTCTCCAGGTCGTCGCACACCTGTAGCCGCGAGCGCACAAACTCGCACAGCTCCTCGTTGGACATGACGTCCCAGATGCCGTCACAGGCCAGCACCACAAACTCGTCTCCCTGGGCAGCGCGCTCCATCACGCACACCTCGGGCTCCGGGCTGACCAGCTGCTCCGTGGGGCCCTTCCCGTCCACGCACTTGTAGTCGTAGTCGCCCAGGGCGCGGGACACGGCCAGCGAACCGTTGACCCTCTGGATCATGACGGAGCCGCCGGCGTTCTGGATGCGCTCCTTCTCGCGGGGGTTGCAGGGCTTGTGGTCCTGCGTGGAGAAGCCCACCCGGCCGTCGCGGCTCAGCACGGCCCTCGAGTCGCCGCAGTTAATGAAGTAGAGGTGGGTGGGGCTGAGGAGCACGCCCACCGCCGTGGAGCCGCTGCGGTCCAGCCCCTGCCGCAGGTCCGAGAAGCTGCGCATGTACTCGTCGATCTTCAGGAAGCCCGAGCGGATGCCATCCTTCACGCCGTCCACCGCCCCCGCCCCGGGGCTGAACTGCGCGCCCCCGGTCAGGATGTGCTCCAGCAGGTGGCCCGAGCAGTAGTTGGCCACGCGCGAGCCGGCGTGGCCGTCGTACACAGCGAAGAAGGACCAGTCGGTGAGTCCGTGGGGCAGGCCCACCACGGCCGTGTGGgcgtcctccatctccacccgcCAGCCCTGCATGGAGCTCAGGCCGTAGCGGAGGCCGTTGCCCTCGCCGTGGGCGCAGTGCTTCTCTGTCTTGGGTTTGTCCAGGAACGCGCCCATTGCTGCCTACACCTGGGGAGgcgtggagagagacacagaacaagTAGTTTGAGATGTCAGTTACATGCTGTAGTCACTGATTGATACATCCTACTCCATCTACAGAGAGGTTCTGGGAGGATACACGGTACCACCTCCACCAAGGTCATCAGTGAACAAGAGACAACTCCTGCCCATCCAATAATCTCAGATCTACACCCCTGCCCTACTACAGGACCAGGAgtacagggggggaggggggggcacttGAGGGCTTGTTTGTTTGACCAGCTGGTGCCAAGCTAGTGATGCTGACATCACCACGGGGCATCAGGGCTGTGTGACGGACAGGAAGTATCTCCACAGAGCTCTGCTTCACAGCCGCTGACGGCCTCACAGAGCACACCTTGACTGGAACACTAACTATTCCAACACACACGCTCTTTTCTTTGAAGTAACCTAAACATTTCCTCGGCTCTAGTGTTACTGCGTGGGCCACACCAAGCACGCTGCCGGCTGGCCAGCACTCTCCAGAGGCCTCAACTTTAGAGAGCAGCACGAGAGGAAGGTCTCCCCAGTCATGTGACCAGAGCAGCAGTCCTTAATCACTTCCCtcaccagacacacaggacagaatcACGTCCCTCACCATCCACACAGGACAGAATCACGTCCCTCACCATCCACACAGGACAGAATCACGTCCCTCACCATCCACACAGGACAGAATCACGTCCCTCACCATCCACACAGGACAGAATCACGTCCCTCACCATCCACACAGGACAGAATCACGTCCCTCACCATCCACACAGGACAGAATCACGTCCCTCACCATCCACACAGGACAGAATCACGTCCCTCACCATCCACACAGGACAGAATCACGTCCCTCACCATCCACACAGGACAGAATCACGTCCCTCACCATCCACACAGGACAGAATCACGTCCCTCACCATCCACACAGGACAGAATCACGTCCCTCACCATCCACACAGGACAGAAGTGTACTCTCcctacactcttacacacacacacactaacttttaaacacacatacactcttacACAGGCACTcccacacccttacacacacacactctctcttacacaggcactcacacacacacacactgttacacacacagacactattacacacacaatgacaagcATGTGCCCAAAAAAGGCTGGTAAACGCGAGTAGTGACTCCAGCTGGCCTTAatggaatgagtgtgtgtgggtgcgtacgcacgcacgcacgcgtgtgtgtgtgtacgcgagtGCACAGTGTCATGCCACTTGCGCAGTCCTGTGtctctgagaaacacacacgggTCTATTAATACCCCTGCGGTTTGGATTTCAAGCCTAGGGTGAGAGGGGTCACCCCATTCatacctccaccatgctgccACCCTCGCCGGTGTCAGACTCTacgaccctccctccctcccacaatccctccctcccacaatccctccctccctcccactatccctccctccctcccactatccctccctcccactatcCCTCCTTCAAGGAGTGAGCGTGCatgctgaggtgtgtgtatgtcatctGTTGTGTTCGGCAGCAGTGATCCTctctaaaaataaaacaaacatacTGGTGTTGCCTAGCGACCTTCCGCTGCAAACACCCAGGTTGAGCTTCATTCAGCAACATCCTTGGTCtggcgtgcacacgcacacagagttCTACTGACAGAATAGGGTAGTTGCATCACCCAGCTTTTACAACACAGCAAAAGACTAAGGACATTCGCAAACACATGGAATTGCTGGTGGAATCTACAAGAAACTATCTATTGACGTCCACTTGACTAGTGACTAGTCAAGTGGACTAACTAGTGAAACTAATATGGGCCCTCTCAATCCAAAGAGTTTCATTGAAAACCTAAGTTTATATTGCACTCTCGACCACTCAACCATCGAAACTGCCGTCATTCATTTCTCTCAACCACAGGACGAAACcagacacccccctccccacacacacacgccaagaaCCACTGGCTCTTCAGAGGGAAGTGGAGGTCAGAGATTGCGTAATGCTACTGTGTGCCTGGGTTCAGCtctgtggtcacacacacaccctaaataTGCCCTCACACAAATCAAGACCCTGGGCTCCAAAGAAGCCAAGCAACACCTGACTCACACGTCCACCTCTCGTGATCATGTGACCCGGGATGGCAAACAGATAAGGTTCGTCTTAAGTGGCACACAAGCCAACGCCCTGACACACCCACCTTCAGCAGACACTGCCGTGCCCGTGTGAGCGACCccagccatcacacacacttgtcacatcacagctgtccctccAGTAGAACTGTCACCCCCCCATGAAACACCCTAATCACTTGATCAGAGCTGGGGTCAAAATCCATGCTGTCACACTGTAGGTCACCTGCTTAGTTTGACCCTTAATCTTGCAGGGGTTACAGTTCACCATATTCTAGATAACATTGCGTTAGTGTCACTTAATCCCACCTGTGATCTTCTTAAATGTCACTGACTAGGTGTGAAGCGCATGTTTAGCAAAATGTGTAGAACCACGATCGTTTTCTAATCGTACAACTGGAAGGAAATGGAAGATCTCTGcattcctttctctttttttccacttTTACAAATTTGGTTTAAACAAACGAATCTATTAAATGAGCATGTGATCTTGCTAACAATATCAGAAGCAAAACAAGTTTAATTCTATTCAATTTGCGGATGAAGACTCCATGGTCGTCAAAACCAGTAAATAGCAAGAGTTGGTGTCTTAACTAGCCAATTTGATTTGGGAGGGGGTACGTTACAGATTACATAATCCCATGAACCATGCTAATATTACGCTTGATCCGATTGGATTATTTCTGACGCGCGCAGTTGTTTGTTGACTGCGCTACACTGCAGACAGAGCCAAATGCAATAAACGCTATGATTACGCATAATGTCAGTCTGTGCGTCCATAAAAATCTAACCAACTAGCTGGATTGAAATGGCATCTGTGCAGTGAGCTAGCAACACCATTCCTCCAGATGCACTTACAAGTTGTTAGCTATCTAGCTAAAGCAACAATAATAGCCACTAGCTAGCCCCCGACGTCCGGCTGAGACAGGGGTTTGTCTAATccctggaagaagaaaaaacacattttatgaaGTTTGAAAGATTATAAAACCATGTAGGTAGCTGAAGTAAAACCCAGAGAGATAACCGCAATGTATTGTGGAACAATTGACCTGTTAGCTAGAGCTAAGTACGTGTGTACATTCCTAATTCAATACGTTAACTATTCAATTGCACGCACCGTTCCATTGCATTTCCAGACATTAGACTGGTCCTGGCCTTACGAGTAGGCCTTACTCGCTAGCCACTTTAGCAAGGTAGCTAAATCTAACAGTATTGTTAGCTAGATATCTATCTAATGTAACGCTAGCTATCTGGCTAAGAGTGTGTGCGTCAAATAGTCTTCGCATCAATACTTACGTTTTCTGGATGTAATTACAAATATAGTTTCAATTCGCTCCCTGGGTGGTATTTTTCGTATATatgtagctaatgttagctacctagctagctatctcGTTATGTTTCCTTATTTGACA includes:
- the ppm1bb gene encoding protein phosphatase 1bb isoform X1 — its product is MGAFLDKPKTEKHCAHGEGNGLRYGLSSMQGWRVEMEDAHTAVVGLPHGLTDWSFFAVYDGHAGSRVANYCSGHLLEHILTGGAQFSPGAGAVDGVKDGIRSGFLKIDEYMRSFSDLRQGLDRSGSTAVGVLLSPTHLYFINCGDSRAVLSRDGRVGFSTQDHKPCNPREKERIQNAGGSVMIQRVNGSLAVSRALGDYDYKCVDGKGPTEQLVSPEPEVCVMERAAQGDEFVVLACDGIWDVMSNEELCEFVRSRLQVCDDLEKVCNAVVDTCLHKGSRDNMSVVLVCLPGAPKVSEEAVKKEEELDKYLESRVEELLGGCGEEGLPDLVSVLRNIATENISNLPPGGGLASKRSVIEAVYNKLNPHREEEGACAGGGGAGEEESEEGGPAGHLLEALRQFRLYHRGQYRSVLEEALSSYRLPGNQESPPSQDQERPASPPSPPPSPDADAPTGEDVPAPTVADQSAPSSA
- the ppm1bb gene encoding protein phosphatase 1bb isoform X2, with the translated sequence MGAFLDKPKTEKHCAHGEGNGLRYGLSSMQGWRVEMEDAHTAVVGLPHGLTDWSFFAVYDGHAGSRVANYCSGHLLEHILTGGAQFSPGAGAVDGVKDGIRSGFLKIDEYMRSFSDLRQGLDRSGSTAVGVLLSPTHLYFINCGDSRAVLSRDGRVGFSTQDHKPCNPREKERIQNAGGSVMIQRVNGSLAVSRALGDYDYKCVDGKGPTEQLVSPEPEVCVMERAAQGDEFVVLACDGIWDVMSNEELCEFVRSRLQVCDDLEKVCNAVVDTCLHKGSRDNMSVVLVCLPGAPKVSEEAVKKEEELDKYLESRVEELLGGCGEEGLPDLVSVLRNIATENISNLPPGGGLASKRSVIEAVYNKLNPHREEEGSAADLEDPW